The sequence AATTATTGGCAAAacattgaggaagatttttggAAACAAAGGGCTAAAGATGACCTGATCAAATTTGATGATAGAAACACTAGGTACTTTCATACTAAAGCCAATTTTAGGAGAAAGAAGACTCATATAGAATCCCTTCAGGATTCTACTGGGATTTGGTTAACGGATAGATATGAGATTGCTATTAACCTTAGAAATCACTTCTCTTCCATCGGTAAAACTAGTAATCCTAGTACTGACCCAAATCTTTTTGATTGTGTTGATACTTGTGTTACTAATGCTGATAATATTTGGCTTATGAGTTTACCTTCTAGTGAAGAAATCAAGCAGGTTGTCTTTAGCATGAAACCTTGGACTTCTCCAGGGCCTGATGGGTTTCCCCCAGGGTTCTATCAAAGTATGTGGGATATTGTAGGTGAAGACACAGTTAAGATGGTTCACTTGTTTTTTCAAGGTAAGTATATCTTAAAAGAAAACAATCATAACTTTATTTCACTTATTCCAAAAGTGGACTGTCCTAAAATTGCTAGTGATTTTAGACCTATTAGTCTTTGTAACACTTCATATAAGATTATATATAAAATCCTTAGTAATAGGCTAAAACCTCTTATAGGCAAGATCATTTCCCTATATCAGGCTGCCTTTGTGCAAGGCAGACTCATGACTGATAACATAGTTATAGCTCATGAGCTTATAAACACCATGAAAAAACATAAATATAAGAATGGGCTCATGGCTCTAAAACTAGATATGTCCAAAGCTTTTGATAGGATTGAATGGCCTTTCTTACATGATTGTTTAAAAGCTCTAGGGTTTTGTGAAGATTGGTGTCACTTAATAAACCAATGTGTCTCAACAGTGTCCTTCTCTGTGATGCTAAATGGTGTTCCTGGTGATCAATTCTGGCCTACTAGAGGCCTGATACAGGGAGATCCCCTGTATCCTTATCTCTTCATTTTTTGTATGGATGTTttgtccaaaaatttgatgtatgctGAAGCTAAGAACCTTATAAAAGGTATTAAAGTTACTCAAAATGCTCCTACTGTCTCACATCTCTTTTTCGCAGATGACTGCTTAATCTTTACTAAAGCAAATCCTAAGGAGGTAAGAGTCTTGAACTCTATTTTAGAAAAATTTAGTAAGGCCTCTGGCCAAGCTATAAACTTTGATAAATCTGCCATGGCTTTTAGTAAGAAAACTGAGAATCAAACTAAGCATGCTATTACTCAAATTCTGAACATTAAGAACATGGCCTTACAAGACAAGTACTTAGGAGTTCCTCTCTTGCTCCAGCATAAAAAAAGTGAATCCTTTTCTGGCATGATGTCTAAGTTTGGAGGTAGACTTTCTTTATGGAAATCTAGTCATTTTAATCAACCAGGTAGAACTATTCTTTCTCAAACTGTCCTAGGATCTTTAGCTACTCATCAGATGGCAGTTTTTCCCATGCCTAAGAAGATAACAGACAAAATTGATAGTATTCAAAAAAACTTTTTTTGGCATAAGGATAACAATGGTAGGAAATGGTATCCTAAATCTTGGAGCATAGTTACTAGTCCCAAAGATAAAGGTGGTCTTAACATTAGGAGATCTGCTGAATTTAATATGGCTTTGTTAGGTAAATTAGCTTGGAGGTAAATTACTAAACAAGATGCTCTGTGGGTTCAAATTATGGCCCACAAATATTTTCCTGATTTTAACCCTTTATCTGACTCTCTTAGCAGCCAGGGTTCTTGGATATGGAGGGGTATCTGTCAAGGTTTAGAGTTTGTTAAACAGAATTATTGTTGGGAAATAGCGGATGGTAAAAATATTAATGTGTGGAAAGATGTCTGGATTCCCTCTTTAGGTAAAAAAGTTCCATCAACTATGTATTCGAGTAATATTTCTAGAGTCTCTCAACTTATTGATGATAACACTAGAAACTGGAATCACAATATGCTTAAAGCCCTTTTCCCCATTGATATTGTTGATCAGATTCTTCAGATAAGAATCCCCTTGATTGGTAAAGATCAAGTTAGATGGCTAGGAACTAGAACTGGTTGTTACACTGTGAAGTCTGCCTATCATATTCTCTTGCAGGACTCCTTAAACCAACAGAATCTTAATATTCCAAACTTCCCCTGGAGCAAGTTATGGAAGGTTCAACTTCCTCCTAAAATTCTTCATCTTATATGGAGAATTCTTCACAATTGTGTTGCCACCAGAGATAAACTTCACAAGGTTGTAAGTAACATTGCCTCTACTTGCCCTTTATGTAAACAGTATGATGAATCTTGTCAACATATGTTTATTGATTGTCCTGTCACTAACAGATTGTGGTTTGCTCTTGATCATACCTTAATAGGTAACAATTCTAATCATAATCTTTATGACTGGTTTTCTTCATTGTTCAATGCCAATAATTTTTGGACTCAAGCTATGCAGGTTAAAATTAGATACATCGGTTGTGTTCTTTGGTGGATATGGAAGTATAGATGTGTTGCTGCCTTTGACAACAAACAGCTCAACCCTTCTGAATTCATAGCCACGGTTAAGGAATACATTAATGATTGTGAAGCTGCTATTAGATCTATACCTGTGAATAGTTCTGTTTCCAGAAATATTTACTGGAAATTCCCTGCTAAAGATTATTTGAAACTAAACTTTGATGCTTCATTTATCACAGATAAACAACCTATGGGATATGGACTTATATTGCGTTCTGATACATGTTCATTCAATGGAGCAAAAGGCGGGAAAACATTTGCAGTAGATGAGGAGCAAGCGGAAGTTGTAACTTCTCTTGAGGCACTGAAGTGGGCAAAAGCAAAAAACATCCAGTTTTTGGAAATTGAAGGCGACTGCAGCAATGTAGTGAatgccattaatggtgatttaggTTCAATAAAATGGACAACAAATAGTGTTGTTCATGAATGCATTTCTATTATGAAAAActttgaattttggttttgtcaACATGCCAAGAGAGAAGCTAATGAAGTATCAGATACCCTAGCAAAAAAATCTAGGTCTCTAGGTGACGGTAGCTGTTATGAAAACCCTCCAATTTTtctgcttgggaagctggaaaaGGATAACTTGAATGTAACAGTTTAAATTTAATATATGTTTATTTCctatcaaaaacaaaaagaaaaaaaagatgcaCAGAAGACGACGATTCATATTCCTAAACTTTAATCGTTAATTATGTGCATAGCCAAACacaaaccaaaaacaaattaagTGGCACATCATTAATATTATTAGCCATCAGATTTGTGTAATCTCGTGGTTGGAAATTTTTGTTAAAATATTTTGTCAATTGCTTTTGTTACACGATTCCGACTCGTTTCTAAATACAGTAACTTCTATGAGAATGTAATGCATTATATGGGTAAcatgttaccaaaaaaaaatagttttaaatttttatcATTTGGGTTTTAAAAAGAAAATGGTATCAAAATTCTGAAATTAAAATTGGTAGACGGTGAAGTTTGGTGTCACTGAAGGTATTAAATTTTGTGAGAACTTAAAATATTGCGAGAgtaacatgtcaccaaaaaattatCTTCAAATTCATTACCTAGAGAAAAATGATGCTTGCTATTACCTGGATGTGGATGCACTTGATTTGAGCTTAATGAATTTTATTCTTCCCATTATTGATTGAGGGTGAAGATTTTGAACTTTTGATATCGGGGAAGTCTTTGGCCGAGCAGAGTTTCATCCTTGACAAGGTGCGGCCATTCCTTTATAGCTCGACCCTCGTGCATCACAATGATTTCTACGTCTCCTAATGTTGAGGTTAATTTTTCCGAGTGATTACTGAGTTTCAAGCTTTCTTTTTAACTCATACTTTTTTATTCCAGCCTTTTAGTACTGTAGAAACTACCAtatggtcctagaaataatataatagaGTTAGTTTGGTCCTGTTGAtctagtcaactgtctgtttggttcttttttaaaatatatatttttgtttggtcctagaaattattgtttggtcATAGGGTATGAACTACCCACTCgggatgacgtcatggatgatgtaattgtattttggtagtggcagaaataccctttttggACCATATACATACTCAATTATTAAGAGAGAAGTGAATCATTTTaagatttgttttctctctcctctcttttcAGATCcactttcttttctctttttttcccttctttttgtttatgaagatgatgaagacgattacgatgatgttgatgatgaagacgatgaagaaaataattcttcttcttccattttttctagattttgaacgatgatgatgatgatgaacgatgaatattttttgtgtttttcttctctgccactgttgttgttgttgttgaagattataacgatttaaagaatgaactctattttttggTCTTTTTATTTGGTGTTCATTCGAAAAAATGAACTCCGATTTTTGTTGTATGTTCATGTTAAAGGATGAACTCTATTTTAGATCTGGATTTATTAAgtgttcattcgaaagaatgaactctgctgggtttttttttgtgttcattttaaagaatgaactATGTTCTaggtttgaattattttgtttttgataggtgttcattttgatgaatgaactctttttttttcataataatgaactttgattgggtgttcatttgaaagaatgaactttgtGTTTCGttcataataataattttttttgttgtgtgttcatttttaagaatgaactcgaatctacaaaaagcattaccaaacacctgatagttcatcaaacaaaaaTGAACTCCTACAAGAAAGTAAGTAAGAAGTTTAGAGTTCATCAGAGAGCATGAACTCAAATAattatggaaatagaaaagttatGGAAGTTAATACTAAAATAATACATAAGGGTATTTTTGTCGattttatattttcaaataattatggatcAAACAGTAAACGCCTTTTCCCGCTGGACCAAACAGTCTTGGGACCATCTAAAAAAGGACAAAACGATAATTTCCCTTTTAATATTTTCAAGAGTATTGACTACATCATTCTTAGATGATTTGTGATTCATCTCAATGTTATCTAGATTATCTAGTTTTGTTTGAAGTATCTTTTCTACATCATGATTCACGACCATCAAAGGTTCGCT comes from Papaver somniferum cultivar HN1 chromosome 7, ASM357369v1, whole genome shotgun sequence and encodes:
- the LOC113295223 gene encoding uncharacterized protein LOC113295223, translating into MQSANLGINNPRILRRTITSAQVVKDVADEWSFILLGKLICKDPLNHEKVKDEEYKFDIPLADYKFLSQVWCVQLRNLKQVILNEKLVNDICLDIGKKVSPIGRKRIPRGHVSNIVFIEVNLREPLRRGGWSYTPNGDKVWVIYHFERQPYKLCKKCWVVEHVEENCEWLSQEHKVKAMLESEFAEYSLTEEGKKFLAAYILASDVNSNMDTMEGASSSMTNSETETIDEGEARKRKRTREDVSSLKDANPNPNHLTHNNPILQSDDLMMEGTGADDIKSAIDLHMNYQHIDGAMKAIENSTTQIGGFVAQNQQGCPTNYQFDGRSKVAFSCMYGALCNGNRDAQWDFIRQFRHSTSYPWILLGDMNFILSNEEKSGGHPHSQSVLDTARDFVNSLGLQDFSYSGNMFTLTNRIHGAEHIQERLDRFLGDDYWFRLFLDSHVYHLAPIARNHSPIILASSRSSNAIKRPNKFNKCWLRDHSCKDVVSNNWKSQSNGSDAFKHKISLKQVRYALRDWNYNIFGNVQSNLNDIRGQIESLHSQGIVDTSNNLLSDLLKQLNYWQNIEEDFWKQRAKDDLIKFDDRNTRYFHTKANFRRKKTHIESLQDSTGIWLTDRYEIAINLRNHFSSIGKTSNPSTDPNLFDCVDTCVTNADNIWLMSLPSSEEIKQVVFSMKPWTSPGPDGFPPGFYQSMWDIVGEDTVKMVHLFFQGKYILKENNHNFISLIPKVDCPKIASDFRPISLCNTSYKIIYKILSNRLKPLIGKIISLYQAAFVQGRLMTDNIVIAHELINTMKKHKYKNGLMALKLDMSKAFDRIEWPFLHDCLKALGFCEDWCHLINQCVSTVSFSVMLNGVPGDQFWPTRGLIQGDPLYPYLFIFCMDVLSKNLMYAEAKNLIKGIKVTQNAPTVSHLFFADDCLIFTKANPKEVRVLNSILEKFSKASGQAINFDKSAMAFSKKTENQTKHAITQILNIKNMALQDKYLGVPLLLQHKKSESFSGMMSKFGGRLSLWKSSHFNQPGRTILSQTVLGSLATHQMAVFPMPKKITDKIDSIQKNFFWHKDNNGRKWYPKSWSIVTSPKDKGGLNIRRSAEFNMALLGKLAWSQGSWIWRGICQGLEFVKQNYCWEIADGKNINVWKDVWIPSLGKKVPSTMYSSNISRVSQLIDDNTRNWNHNMLKALFPIDIVDQILQIRIPLIGKDQVRWLGTRTGCYTVKSAYHILLQDSLNQQNLNIPNFPWSKLWKVQLPPKILHLIWRILHNCVATRDKLHKVVSNIASTCPLCKQYDESCQHMFIDCPVTNRLWFALDHTLIGNNSNHNLYDWFSSLFNANNFWTQAMQVKIRYIGCVLWWIWKYRCVAAFDNKQLNPSEFIATVKEYINDCEAAIRSIPVNSSVSRNIYWKFPAKDYLKLNFDASFITDKQPMGYGLILRSDTCSFNGAKGGKTFAVDEEQAEVVTSLEALKWAKAKNIQFLEIEGDCSNVVNAINGDLGSIKWTTNSVVHECISIMKNFEFWFCQHAKREANEVSDTLAKKSRSLGDGSCYENPPIFLLGKLEKDNLNVTV